One window of the Acinonyx jubatus isolate Ajub_Pintada_27869175 chromosome A2, VMU_Ajub_asm_v1.0, whole genome shotgun sequence genome contains the following:
- the TRMT1 gene encoding tRNA (guanine(26)-N(2))-dimethyltransferase isoform X7: protein MCRNVQLNAVAHLVHPRQADARMLMYQHQRASERFDVIDLDPYGSPAPFLDAAVQAVSEGGEATLTWAQSRARGFWRILTAQAFLAGLLCVTCTDMAVLAGNSGETCYSKYGAMALKSRACHEMALRIVLHSLDLRANCYQRFVVPLLSVSADFYVRVFVRVFTGQAKVKASASKQALVFQCVGCGTFHLQRLGKTSGASGGRVKFSAACGPPISPECEHCGQRHQLGGPLWAEPIHDLDFVGRVLQAVSTNPGRFHTSERIQGVLSVITEELPDVPLYYTLDQLSSTIRCSTPSLLQLRSALLHAGFRVSLSHACKNAVKTDAPSSALWDIMRCWEKECPVKRERLSEASPAFRILSVEPRLQANFAVRDDANPSSRQRGLKRFQANPEANWGPRPRARPGGKAAGEAMEERRRVHQNKRKEPAEDPVQRAARLKTFPCKRFKEGTCQRGDQCCYSHSPPAPEDTAAAASPDHPKTSYQNPPGSGVAAGPGVD from the exons ATGTGCCGTAATGTGCAGCTCAACGCTGTGGCCCACCTGGTACATCCCAGGCAGGCCGATGCCAG GATGCTGATGTACCAGCACCAGAGGGCATCGGAGCGGTTTGACGTCATCGACCTGGACCCGTATGGCAGCCCCGCCCCCTTCTTGGATGCAGCCGTGCAGGCTGTGAGCGAAGGAGGTGAGGCCACACTGacctgggcacagagcagggctcgGGGTTTCTGGAGGATCCTCACTGCTCAGGCCTTCCTTGCAGGTCTGCTGTGCGTCACCTGCACCGACATGGCAGTGCTGGCGGGGAACAGTGGGGAGACCTGTTATAGCAAGTACGGGGCCATGGCCCTCAAGAGCCGGGCCTGCCATGAGATG GCCCTGAGGATCGTCCTGCACAGCCTGGACCTCCGAGCCAACTGCTACCAGCGCTTTGTGGTGCCACTGCTCAGCGTCAGCGCTGACTTCTACGTGAGAGTTTTTGTCCGCGTCTTCACCGGCCAGGCCAAAGTCAAGGCCTCAGCCAG cAAGCAGGCACTGGTGTTCCAGTGTGTGGGCTGCGGGACCTTTCACCTCCAGCGCCTTGGCAAAACGTCCGGAGCCTCTGGCGGCCG GGTCAAGTTCTCTGCGGCCTGTGGTCCCCCGATCAGCCCTGAGTGTGAGCACTGTGGGCAGCGACACCAG CTTGGCGGTCCCCTGTGGGCGGAGCCCATCCACGACCTGGACTTCGTGGGGCGCGTGCTGCAGGCTGTGAGCACCAATCCTGGCCGCTTCCACACCTCAGAGCGAATCCAGGGGGTCCTGAGCGTCATCACTGAG GAGCTCCCGGACGTGCCTCTCTACTACACGCTGGACCAGCTGAGCAGCACTATCCGCTGCAGCACGCCCAGCCTCCTGCAGCTGCG GTCAGCCCTCCTCCATGCCGGCTTCCGGGTCTCACTCTCCCACGCCTGTAAGAATGCCGTGAAGACGGATGCCCCCTCCTCAGCCCTCTGGGACATCATGCGCTGCTGG GAAAAGGAGTGTCCGGTGAAGCGGGAAAGGCTGTCAGAGGCCAGCCCTGCGTTCCGTattctcagtgtggagcccag GCTGCAGGCCAACTTCGCCGTCCGGGATGACGCCAACCCCAGCTCCCGCCAGCGAGGACTCAAGCGCTTCCAGGCTAATCCTGAGGCCAACTGGGGCCCCCGGCCCCGTGCCCGGCCAGG GGGCAAGGCCGCAGGTGAAGCTATGGAGGAGAGACGCAGGGTGCACCAGAATAAGAGAAAGGAGCCAGCTGAGGACCCGGTCCAGCGGGCTGCCCGGCTCAAGACCTTTCCCTGTAAAAGATTCAAGGAG GGCACCTGTCAACGCGGGGACCAGTGCTGCTACTCCCACAGCCCCCCAGCACCCGAGGACACCGCTGCAGCCGCCTCCCCTGACCATCCCAAGACCTCTTACCAGAACCCGCCTGGGTCTGGCGTTGCCGCTGGTCCGGGTGTAGACTGA
- the TRMT1 gene encoding tRNA (guanine(26)-N(2))-dimethyltransferase isoform X9 — protein MCRDHRVCSHSAWGQRNPEMLMYQHQRASERFDVIDLDPYGSPAPFLDAAVQAVSEGGLLCVTCTDMAVLAGNSGETCYSKYGAMALKSRACHEMALRIVLHSLDLRANCYQRFVVPLLSVSADFYVRVFVRVFTGQAKVKASASKQALVFQCVGCGTFHLQRLGKTSGASGGRVKFSAACGPPISPECEHCGQRHQLGGPLWAEPIHDLDFVGRVLQAVSTNPGRFHTSERIQGVLSVITEELPDVPLYYTLDQLSSTIRCSTPSLLQLRSALLHAGFRVSLSHACKNAVKTDAPSSALWDIMRCWEKECPVKRERLSEASPAFRILSVEPRLQANFAVRDDANPSSRQRGLKRFQANPEANWGPRPRARPGGKAAGEAMEERRRVHQNKRKEPAEDPVQRAARLKTFPCKRFKEGTCQRGDQCCYSHSPPAPEDTAAAASPDHPKTSYQNPPGSGVAAGPGVD, from the exons ATGTGCCGTGATCACCGAGTTTGCTCGCATTCAGCTTGGGGCCAAAGGAATCCAGA GATGCTGATGTACCAGCACCAGAGGGCATCGGAGCGGTTTGACGTCATCGACCTGGACCCGTATGGCAGCCCCGCCCCCTTCTTGGATGCAGCCGTGCAGGCTGTGAGCGAAGGAG GTCTGCTGTGCGTCACCTGCACCGACATGGCAGTGCTGGCGGGGAACAGTGGGGAGACCTGTTATAGCAAGTACGGGGCCATGGCCCTCAAGAGCCGGGCCTGCCATGAGATG GCCCTGAGGATCGTCCTGCACAGCCTGGACCTCCGAGCCAACTGCTACCAGCGCTTTGTGGTGCCACTGCTCAGCGTCAGCGCTGACTTCTACGTGAGAGTTTTTGTCCGCGTCTTCACCGGCCAGGCCAAAGTCAAGGCCTCAGCCAG cAAGCAGGCACTGGTGTTCCAGTGTGTGGGCTGCGGGACCTTTCACCTCCAGCGCCTTGGCAAAACGTCCGGAGCCTCTGGCGGCCG GGTCAAGTTCTCTGCGGCCTGTGGTCCCCCGATCAGCCCTGAGTGTGAGCACTGTGGGCAGCGACACCAG CTTGGCGGTCCCCTGTGGGCGGAGCCCATCCACGACCTGGACTTCGTGGGGCGCGTGCTGCAGGCTGTGAGCACCAATCCTGGCCGCTTCCACACCTCAGAGCGAATCCAGGGGGTCCTGAGCGTCATCACTGAG GAGCTCCCGGACGTGCCTCTCTACTACACGCTGGACCAGCTGAGCAGCACTATCCGCTGCAGCACGCCCAGCCTCCTGCAGCTGCG GTCAGCCCTCCTCCATGCCGGCTTCCGGGTCTCACTCTCCCACGCCTGTAAGAATGCCGTGAAGACGGATGCCCCCTCCTCAGCCCTCTGGGACATCATGCGCTGCTGG GAAAAGGAGTGTCCGGTGAAGCGGGAAAGGCTGTCAGAGGCCAGCCCTGCGTTCCGTattctcagtgtggagcccag GCTGCAGGCCAACTTCGCCGTCCGGGATGACGCCAACCCCAGCTCCCGCCAGCGAGGACTCAAGCGCTTCCAGGCTAATCCTGAGGCCAACTGGGGCCCCCGGCCCCGTGCCCGGCCAGG GGGCAAGGCCGCAGGTGAAGCTATGGAGGAGAGACGCAGGGTGCACCAGAATAAGAGAAAGGAGCCAGCTGAGGACCCGGTCCAGCGGGCTGCCCGGCTCAAGACCTTTCCCTGTAAAAGATTCAAGGAG GGCACCTGTCAACGCGGGGACCAGTGCTGCTACTCCCACAGCCCCCCAGCACCCGAGGACACCGCTGCAGCCGCCTCCCCTGACCATCCCAAGACCTCTTACCAGAACCCGCCTGGGTCTGGCGTTGCCGCTGGTCCGGGTGTAGACTGA
- the TRMT1 gene encoding tRNA (guanine(26)-N(2))-dimethyltransferase isoform X8: MCRDHRVCSHSAWGQRNPEMLMYQHQRASERFDVIDLDPYGSPAPFLDAAVQAVSEGGEATLTWAQSRARGFWRILTAQAFLAGLLCVTCTDMAVLAGNSGETCYSKYGAMALKSRACHEMALRIVLHSLDLRANCYQRFVVPLLSVSADFYVRVFVRVFTGQAKVKASASKQALVFQCVGCGTFHLQRLGKTSGASGGRVKFSAACGPPISPECEHCGQRHQLGGPLWAEPIHDLDFVGRVLQAVSTNPGRFHTSERIQGVLSVITEELPDVPLYYTLDQLSSTIRCSTPSLLQLRSALLHAGFRVSLSHACKNAVKTDAPSSALWDIMRCWEKECPVKRERLSEASPAFRILSVEPRLQANFAVRDDANPSSRQRGLKRFQANPEANWGPRPRARPGGKAAGEAMEERRRVHQNKRKEPAEDPVQRAARLKTFPCKRFKEGTCQRGDQCCYSHSPPAPEDTAAAASPDHPKTSYQNPPGSGVAAGPGVD; encoded by the exons ATGTGCCGTGATCACCGAGTTTGCTCGCATTCAGCTTGGGGCCAAAGGAATCCAGA GATGCTGATGTACCAGCACCAGAGGGCATCGGAGCGGTTTGACGTCATCGACCTGGACCCGTATGGCAGCCCCGCCCCCTTCTTGGATGCAGCCGTGCAGGCTGTGAGCGAAGGAGGTGAGGCCACACTGacctgggcacagagcagggctcgGGGTTTCTGGAGGATCCTCACTGCTCAGGCCTTCCTTGCAGGTCTGCTGTGCGTCACCTGCACCGACATGGCAGTGCTGGCGGGGAACAGTGGGGAGACCTGTTATAGCAAGTACGGGGCCATGGCCCTCAAGAGCCGGGCCTGCCATGAGATG GCCCTGAGGATCGTCCTGCACAGCCTGGACCTCCGAGCCAACTGCTACCAGCGCTTTGTGGTGCCACTGCTCAGCGTCAGCGCTGACTTCTACGTGAGAGTTTTTGTCCGCGTCTTCACCGGCCAGGCCAAAGTCAAGGCCTCAGCCAG cAAGCAGGCACTGGTGTTCCAGTGTGTGGGCTGCGGGACCTTTCACCTCCAGCGCCTTGGCAAAACGTCCGGAGCCTCTGGCGGCCG GGTCAAGTTCTCTGCGGCCTGTGGTCCCCCGATCAGCCCTGAGTGTGAGCACTGTGGGCAGCGACACCAG CTTGGCGGTCCCCTGTGGGCGGAGCCCATCCACGACCTGGACTTCGTGGGGCGCGTGCTGCAGGCTGTGAGCACCAATCCTGGCCGCTTCCACACCTCAGAGCGAATCCAGGGGGTCCTGAGCGTCATCACTGAG GAGCTCCCGGACGTGCCTCTCTACTACACGCTGGACCAGCTGAGCAGCACTATCCGCTGCAGCACGCCCAGCCTCCTGCAGCTGCG GTCAGCCCTCCTCCATGCCGGCTTCCGGGTCTCACTCTCCCACGCCTGTAAGAATGCCGTGAAGACGGATGCCCCCTCCTCAGCCCTCTGGGACATCATGCGCTGCTGG GAAAAGGAGTGTCCGGTGAAGCGGGAAAGGCTGTCAGAGGCCAGCCCTGCGTTCCGTattctcagtgtggagcccag GCTGCAGGCCAACTTCGCCGTCCGGGATGACGCCAACCCCAGCTCCCGCCAGCGAGGACTCAAGCGCTTCCAGGCTAATCCTGAGGCCAACTGGGGCCCCCGGCCCCGTGCCCGGCCAGG GGGCAAGGCCGCAGGTGAAGCTATGGAGGAGAGACGCAGGGTGCACCAGAATAAGAGAAAGGAGCCAGCTGAGGACCCGGTCCAGCGGGCTGCCCGGCTCAAGACCTTTCCCTGTAAAAGATTCAAGGAG GGCACCTGTCAACGCGGGGACCAGTGCTGCTACTCCCACAGCCCCCCAGCACCCGAGGACACCGCTGCAGCCGCCTCCCCTGACCATCCCAAGACCTCTTACCAGAACCCGCCTGGGTCTGGCGTTGCCGCTGGTCCGGGTGTAGACTGA
- the TRMT1 gene encoding tRNA (guanine(26)-N(2))-dimethyltransferase isoform X4: MEGQPQGPPNPAGVENGTEPCGEERASEAQETTVTEGAAKIAFPSANEVFYNPVQEFNRDLTCAVITEFARIQLGAKGIQIKVPGEKDVQKVVVDLSEQEEEKAELKKGANLAPGDQPRTAAVGEICEEGLRVLEGLAASGLRSIRFAREVPGLQSVVANDASARAVDLMCRNVQLNAVAHLVHPRQADARMLMYQHQRASERFDVIDLDPYGSPAPFLDAAVQAVSEGGLLCVTCTDMAVLAGNSGETCYSKYGAMALKSRACHEMALRIVLHSLDLRANCYQRFVVPLLSVSADFYVRVFVRVFTGQAKVKASASKQALVFQCVGCGTFHLQRLGKTSGASGGRVKFSAACGPPISPECEHCGQRHQLGGPLWAEPIHDLDFVGRVLQAVSTNPGRFHTSERIQGVLSVITEELPDVPLYYTLDQLSSTIRCSTPSLLQLRSALLHAGFRVSLSHACKNAVKTDAPSSALWDIMRCWEKECPVKRERLSEASPAFRILSVEPRLQANFAVRDDANPSSRQRGLKRFQANPEANWGPRPRARPGGKAAGEAMEERRRVHQNKRKEPAEDPVQRAARLKTFPCKRFKEGTCQRGDQCCYSHSPPAPEDTAAAASPDHPKTSYQNPPGSGVAAGPGVD, from the exons ATGGAGGGGCAGCCGCAAGGGCCGCCGAATCCAGCCGGCGTGGAGAACGGCACCGAGCCCTGCGGAGAGGAGCGAGCATCCGAGGCTCAGGAGACGACGGTCACCGAGGGGGCCGCCAAGATAGCCTTCCCCAGCGCCAACGAAGTCTTCTACAACCCGGTGCAAGAGTTCAACCGGGACCTGAC ATGTGCCGTGATCACCGAGTTTGCTCGCATTCAGCTTGGGGCCAAAGGAATCCAGA TCAAGGTGCCAGGTGAGAAGGACGTGCAAAAGGTGGTCGTGGACTTGTCAGAGCAAGAGGAGGAAAAGGCTGAACTGAAAAAGGGTGCAAACCTGGCCCCGGGAGACCAACCTCGAACGGCTGCCGTTGGGGAGATCTGCGAG GAAGGCCTTCGAGTGCTAGAGGGTCTGGCAGCCTCGGGCCTACGTTCCATTCGCTTTGCACGAGAGGTGCCTGGACTCCAGTCTGTAGTTGCCAACGATGCCTCTGCCCGAGCCGTGGATCTCATGTGCCGTAATGTGCAGCTCAACGCTGTGGCCCACCTGGTACATCCCAGGCAGGCCGATGCCAG GATGCTGATGTACCAGCACCAGAGGGCATCGGAGCGGTTTGACGTCATCGACCTGGACCCGTATGGCAGCCCCGCCCCCTTCTTGGATGCAGCCGTGCAGGCTGTGAGCGAAGGAG GTCTGCTGTGCGTCACCTGCACCGACATGGCAGTGCTGGCGGGGAACAGTGGGGAGACCTGTTATAGCAAGTACGGGGCCATGGCCCTCAAGAGCCGGGCCTGCCATGAGATG GCCCTGAGGATCGTCCTGCACAGCCTGGACCTCCGAGCCAACTGCTACCAGCGCTTTGTGGTGCCACTGCTCAGCGTCAGCGCTGACTTCTACGTGAGAGTTTTTGTCCGCGTCTTCACCGGCCAGGCCAAAGTCAAGGCCTCAGCCAG cAAGCAGGCACTGGTGTTCCAGTGTGTGGGCTGCGGGACCTTTCACCTCCAGCGCCTTGGCAAAACGTCCGGAGCCTCTGGCGGCCG GGTCAAGTTCTCTGCGGCCTGTGGTCCCCCGATCAGCCCTGAGTGTGAGCACTGTGGGCAGCGACACCAG CTTGGCGGTCCCCTGTGGGCGGAGCCCATCCACGACCTGGACTTCGTGGGGCGCGTGCTGCAGGCTGTGAGCACCAATCCTGGCCGCTTCCACACCTCAGAGCGAATCCAGGGGGTCCTGAGCGTCATCACTGAG GAGCTCCCGGACGTGCCTCTCTACTACACGCTGGACCAGCTGAGCAGCACTATCCGCTGCAGCACGCCCAGCCTCCTGCAGCTGCG GTCAGCCCTCCTCCATGCCGGCTTCCGGGTCTCACTCTCCCACGCCTGTAAGAATGCCGTGAAGACGGATGCCCCCTCCTCAGCCCTCTGGGACATCATGCGCTGCTGG GAAAAGGAGTGTCCGGTGAAGCGGGAAAGGCTGTCAGAGGCCAGCCCTGCGTTCCGTattctcagtgtggagcccag GCTGCAGGCCAACTTCGCCGTCCGGGATGACGCCAACCCCAGCTCCCGCCAGCGAGGACTCAAGCGCTTCCAGGCTAATCCTGAGGCCAACTGGGGCCCCCGGCCCCGTGCCCGGCCAGG GGGCAAGGCCGCAGGTGAAGCTATGGAGGAGAGACGCAGGGTGCACCAGAATAAGAGAAAGGAGCCAGCTGAGGACCCGGTCCAGCGGGCTGCCCGGCTCAAGACCTTTCCCTGTAAAAGATTCAAGGAG GGCACCTGTCAACGCGGGGACCAGTGCTGCTACTCCCACAGCCCCCCAGCACCCGAGGACACCGCTGCAGCCGCCTCCCCTGACCATCCCAAGACCTCTTACCAGAACCCGCCTGGGTCTGGCGTTGCCGCTGGTCCGGGTGTAGACTGA